One segment of Streptomyces sp. NBC_00576 DNA contains the following:
- a CDS encoding inorganic phosphate transporter, translating to MDTFALIVTIGVALGFTYTNGFHDSANAIATSVSTRALTPRAALAMAAVMNLLGAFLGSGVAKTVSEGLIETPEGSSGMAILFAALVGAIAWNLVTWYFGLPSSSSHALFGGMVGAALAGGTKVYWSGVLEKVVIPMFVSPVVGLLAGYLVMTAIMWIFRRANPHKAKRGFRIAQTVSAAGMALGHGLQDAQKTMGIVVMALVIADVEEYGDPIPVWVKIACAVMLSLGTYAGGWRIMRTLGRKIIELDPPQGFAAETTGASIMFATAYLFKAPVSTTHVITSAIMGVGATKRVKAVRWGIAKNIVLGWFITMPAAAVVAAVGFWIVKLAFL from the coding sequence ATGGACACCTTCGCACTGATCGTGACCATTGGCGTCGCGCTCGGATTCACATACACGAACGGCTTCCACGACTCCGCGAACGCGATCGCGACCTCCGTTTCCACACGCGCGCTGACGCCCCGCGCGGCGCTGGCGATGGCCGCGGTGATGAACCTGCTGGGCGCGTTCCTGGGCAGTGGCGTCGCGAAAACGGTCAGCGAGGGCCTGATCGAGACGCCCGAGGGCTCCTCGGGCATGGCGATCCTGTTCGCGGCGCTGGTCGGCGCGATCGCCTGGAACCTGGTCACCTGGTACTTCGGCCTCCCCTCGTCCTCCTCGCACGCGCTGTTCGGCGGCATGGTGGGGGCGGCACTGGCGGGCGGTACGAAGGTCTACTGGTCCGGCGTCCTGGAGAAGGTCGTCATCCCGATGTTCGTCTCCCCGGTGGTGGGCCTGCTGGCCGGCTACCTGGTGATGACGGCGATCATGTGGATCTTCCGCCGCGCCAACCCGCACAAGGCGAAGCGCGGTTTCCGTATAGCCCAGACGGTGTCGGCGGCAGGCATGGCCCTGGGCCACGGCCTCCAGGACGCCCAGAAGACGATGGGCATCGTGGTGATGGCCCTGGTCATCGCGGACGTCGAGGAATACGGCGACCCGATCCCGGTCTGGGTCAAGATCGCCTGCGCGGTGATGCTGTCCCTGGGCACGTACGCGGGCGGGTGGCGCATCATGCGCACCCTGGGCCGCAAGATCATCGAGCTGGACCCACCCCAGGGCTTCGCGGCGGAGACGACGGGCGCGTCGATCATGTTCGCCACGGCGTATCTGTTCAAGGCTCCCGTCTCCACGACCCACGTCATCACCTCCGCGATCATGGGCGTGGGCGCGACGAAGCGGGTGAAGGCGGTGCGCTGGGGGATAGCCAAGAACATCGTCCTGGGCTGGTTCATCACCATGCCGGCGGCGGCTGTGGTGGCGGCGGTCGGCTTCTGGATCGTGAAACTGGCCTTCCTGTAG
- the pstB gene encoding phosphate ABC transporter ATP-binding protein PstB encodes MAKRIDVSGLSAYYGSFRAIEDISMTVEPRSVTAFIGPSGCGKSTFLRTLNRMHEVTPGGRVDGKVMLDDENLYGTGVDPVAVRREVGMVFQRPNPFPTMSVYDNVAAGLRLNGSYKKSELSDVVEKSLKGANLWNEVKDRLNKPGSGLSGGQQQRLCIARAIAVEPKVLLMDEPCSALDPISTLAIEDLIGELKERFTIVIVTHNMQQAARVSDRTAFFNLAAVGQPGKLIEIDETERIFSNPSVQATEDYISGRFG; translated from the coding sequence ATGGCCAAGCGAATCGACGTAAGCGGCCTCAGCGCCTACTACGGCTCCTTCCGCGCGATCGAGGACATCTCGATGACGGTCGAGCCGCGCTCGGTGACGGCCTTCATCGGCCCCTCCGGCTGCGGCAAGTCCACCTTCCTGCGCACCCTGAACCGCATGCACGAGGTCACGCCCGGCGGGCGCGTCGACGGCAAGGTCATGCTCGACGACGAGAACCTGTACGGCACGGGGGTCGACCCGGTGGCGGTACGGCGTGAGGTCGGCATGGTCTTCCAGCGGCCGAACCCCTTCCCGACGATGTCGGTCTACGACAACGTGGCGGCGGGGCTGCGGCTGAACGGCTCGTACAAGAAGTCCGAGCTGAGCGACGTCGTGGAGAAGTCGCTGAAGGGCGCGAACCTCTGGAACGAGGTCAAGGACCGCCTGAACAAGCCCGGTTCGGGTCTGTCGGGCGGGCAGCAGCAGCGACTGTGCATCGCGCGGGCGATCGCGGTCGAGCCCAAGGTGCTGCTGATGGACGAGCCCTGCTCGGCCCTCGACCCGATCTCGACCCTCGCGATCGAGGACCTGATCGGTGAGCTGAAGGAACGGTTCACGATCGTCATCGTGACGCACAACATGCAGCAGGCGGCGCGGGTCTCGGACCGTACGGCGTTCTTCAACCTCGCGGCGGTCGGGCAGCCCGGCAAGCTGATCGAGATCGACGAGACGGAGCGCATCTTCTCCAACCCGTCGGTCCAGGCGACGGAGGACTACATCTCGGGCCGCTTCGGCTGA
- the pstA gene encoding phosphate ABC transporter permease PstA encodes MSTVVAEKRPSTLQGARLPKWFPWALAGASVALGIGISFAAGLDSSIQWGLIAAILFVVGTYVIATSVEGKRQAKDRIATSLVWVAFLLALVPLISLLWTTVSRGVKVLDVFFLTHSMGVVADSEPGGGIYHAIIGSLEQVGLATAMGAPIGVLTAIYLVEYGRGTLAKAVTFFVDVMTGIPSIVAGLFILSLMLQFDMQPFGFAGSLALAILMMPVVVRSTEEMLKLVPNELREASLALGIPKWRTILKVVLPTAIGGITTGIMLAVARIAGETAPVLLLVFGNPFINNNPFEGAQASLPLYIYQQYANSGGAEAAYDRAWAASLTLIAFVMILNLGARGIARWKAPKTGR; translated from the coding sequence ATGAGCACCGTCGTAGCCGAGAAGCGCCCCAGCACCCTGCAGGGCGCCAGGCTCCCCAAGTGGTTCCCCTGGGCGCTGGCCGGCGCTTCCGTCGCGCTCGGGATCGGCATCAGCTTCGCCGCCGGCCTGGACAGCAGCATCCAGTGGGGCCTGATCGCCGCGATCCTCTTCGTCGTCGGTACGTACGTCATCGCCACGAGCGTCGAGGGCAAGCGTCAGGCCAAGGACCGCATCGCCACCTCGCTGGTCTGGGTCGCGTTCCTGCTCGCCCTGGTGCCGCTGATCTCCCTGCTGTGGACGACCGTCTCACGCGGTGTGAAGGTCCTCGACGTCTTCTTCCTGACCCACTCGATGGGTGTCGTCGCCGACAGCGAGCCGGGCGGTGGCATCTACCACGCCATCATCGGCAGCCTGGAGCAGGTCGGTCTGGCCACCGCGATGGGCGCGCCGATCGGCGTACTCACCGCGATCTACCTGGTGGAGTACGGGCGCGGCACGCTGGCCAAGGCGGTCACGTTCTTCGTGGACGTCATGACGGGCATCCCGTCGATCGTCGCGGGCCTCTTCATCCTGAGCCTCATGCTGCAGTTCGACATGCAGCCGTTCGGCTTCGCCGGCTCGCTGGCCCTGGCCATCCTGATGATGCCGGTGGTCGTCCGTTCGACGGAGGAGATGCTGAAGCTCGTACCGAACGAGCTGCGCGAGGCGTCTCTCGCGCTCGGCATCCCGAAGTGGCGCACCATCCTGAAGGTGGTCCTGCCGACCGCCATCGGCGGTATCACCACCGGCATCATGCTGGCGGTCGCCCGTATCGCGGGCGAGACGGCACCGGTCCTGCTCCTGGTCTTCGGCAACCCCTTCATCAACAACAACCCCTTCGAGGGTGCGCAGGCCTCGCTACCGCTGTACATCTACCAGCAGTACGCGAACAGTGGTGGTGCGGAGGCGGCGTACGACCGTGCCTGGGCGGCGTCGCTCACGCTGATCGCCTTCGTGATGATCCTCAACCTCGGAGCTCGCGGTATCGCCCGCTGGAAGGCCCCGAAGACAGGTCGCTGA